In the genome of Terribacillus sp. FSL K6-0262, one region contains:
- a CDS encoding aldose 1-epimerase family protein, which yields MIRIENESLSVEIAEMGAEVRSVLHKGTRLSYMWSGDPAYWGRVSPVLFPIVGRLKDGRYTAEDKIYELSQHGFLRDAVFGVKEAQDGSAAFFLESNGKYQDVYPYEFRVEIGYRLEEDRLYVDWKVDNLEKDKTMYFSIGAHPAFRVPLKPDEDAADYKLHLKPVKDGQVTSYELVDGLIRKKGQPAVLPAVPIQAALFGNDALVYDDIEEVRLQSSKGNGVAVALPGFPYVGIWSKYDAQEGTMAPFVCIEPWFGIADTTDTTGVLSQKTGIQQLAPETAFRASYQMTFF from the coding sequence ATGATCCGTATCGAAAATGAATCGTTGAGCGTCGAGATTGCGGAAATGGGAGCAGAAGTGAGAAGTGTGCTGCATAAGGGTACCCGGCTCTCCTATATGTGGAGCGGAGATCCTGCTTACTGGGGTCGGGTCTCTCCTGTCCTGTTCCCCATTGTCGGACGTTTGAAGGACGGACGCTATACTGCCGAAGATAAGATATATGAGCTTTCGCAGCATGGGTTCCTGCGGGATGCCGTCTTTGGAGTGAAGGAGGCACAGGATGGTTCTGCAGCATTCTTCTTGGAATCCAACGGCAAGTACCAGGACGTATACCCATATGAATTCCGCGTGGAGATAGGCTACCGTCTGGAAGAGGATCGGCTGTATGTGGATTGGAAGGTGGATAATCTGGAAAAGGACAAGACAATGTACTTCTCCATAGGAGCTCATCCTGCCTTTCGCGTCCCGCTTAAACCAGATGAAGATGCTGCTGATTATAAGCTTCATTTGAAGCCTGTAAAGGATGGGCAAGTCACGTCTTATGAGCTTGTCGATGGATTGATCCGCAAGAAGGGACAGCCTGCTGTACTGCCAGCTGTGCCGATTCAGGCAGCGCTATTCGGGAATGATGCGCTGGTGTACGATGACATAGAGGAGGTACGCCTCCAATCCAGCAAGGGGAATGGTGTGGCGGTTGCATTGCCAGGTTTTCCGTACGTCGGAATCTGGTCCAAGTATGATGCACAGGAGGGGACGATGGCTCCTTTCGTTTGTATCGAACCTTGGTTTGGAATCGCCGATACGACGGATACCACGGGAGTTTTATCCCAAAAGACAGGAATACAGCAGCTTGCGCCGGAAACAGCTTTCAGGGCTTCCTATCAAATGACCTTCTTCTAA
- the hisA gene encoding phosphoribosylformimino-5-aminoimidazole carboxamide ribotide isomerase, with protein sequence MLFRPCIDLHNGQVKQIVGSSITAENDHVIENFVSAYDSAYYADLFKQKQIAGGHVIMLGPGNEQAAKEALQAYPGGLQIGGGIHADNAADFLDAGASHVIVTSYIFHDGMLDEERLRKITAAVGKERLVIDLSCTHHDGKWFVATDRWTKRSSYEVNARNLEKLAASCDEFLIHAVDVEGKRNGIQEELVSHLAAHMPITATYAGGIRSLDDIDLFRKLTDDRMCYTIGSALDLFGGDIPLDAVLEKENR encoded by the coding sequence TTGCTGTTCCGCCCATGTATCGATTTACATAATGGTCAGGTAAAACAAATTGTCGGCTCTTCGATTACAGCCGAGAACGATCATGTCATCGAGAATTTCGTATCCGCATATGATTCTGCCTACTATGCTGATCTCTTCAAGCAGAAACAAATTGCAGGCGGACATGTCATCATGCTCGGTCCGGGCAATGAGCAGGCTGCCAAGGAAGCACTGCAGGCCTATCCCGGAGGCTTGCAAATCGGCGGAGGCATCCATGCTGATAATGCAGCAGACTTTCTTGATGCCGGCGCCAGCCATGTCATCGTCACCTCTTATATCTTCCATGATGGCATGCTCGATGAAGAACGGCTGCGTAAAATCACTGCAGCTGTCGGCAAGGAACGCCTCGTCATCGATCTAAGCTGTACGCATCATGACGGTAAATGGTTTGTAGCCACCGATCGCTGGACCAAGCGCAGCAGCTACGAGGTCAATGCAAGGAATCTGGAGAAACTGGCAGCATCCTGTGATGAATTCCTCATCCATGCTGTCGATGTCGAAGGGAAACGGAATGGCATCCAAGAAGAGCTTGTTTCCCATTTGGCCGCGCATATGCCCATTACGGCAACATATGCAGGAGGTATTCGATCCCTTGACGATATCGACCTTTTCCGAAAGCTGACAGATGATCGGATGTGCTACACAATCGGCAGCGCCTTGGATTTATTCGGAGGCGATATTCCATTGGATGCCGTATTGGAAAAGGAAAACAGGTAA
- a CDS encoding NAD-dependent epimerase/dehydratase family protein, with protein MSKRILITGASGFTGQHAVRHFLKKGCIVHAVIRRTKLDIVQEALHIHPLDLSDKEAVHRLLEAAKPDYILHLAGENSVPESWETPYKSWQANVGSTLHLVEAVRALGLPARLVIAGSVLQDELDRAASPTHPYSLTKTMQTTVGLAWHNLFQIDVMIAKPSNIIGPGVSNGVCTQFAKQLRQHQETGKTLFRIGNAAVTRDFIDVRDLVEAYETLFLDGESGETYEITSGRWVSLGEVLSVFRTVSKFDFTIHTETEEAMEIKLPMKAEKIRALRWQPNHSLESSLADVWEYTAQL; from the coding sequence ATGAGTAAGCGTATTTTGATTACGGGAGCCAGCGGCTTCACTGGTCAGCATGCAGTACGGCACTTTCTGAAGAAAGGCTGCATCGTCCATGCAGTGATTCGGCGTACAAAGCTGGATATCGTTCAAGAGGCACTGCATATTCACCCGCTTGACCTGAGTGATAAGGAAGCCGTCCATCGGCTGCTGGAAGCTGCAAAACCAGACTATATCCTGCATCTGGCAGGAGAGAATAGTGTACCGGAATCCTGGGAAACACCATACAAAAGCTGGCAAGCAAATGTGGGATCGACCCTTCATCTTGTCGAAGCAGTTCGGGCGCTTGGGCTACCGGCGCGCTTGGTGATTGCTGGAAGTGTACTGCAGGATGAGCTGGACAGGGCAGCATCGCCGACTCATCCATACAGTCTCACCAAGACAATGCAGACGACGGTCGGGCTGGCCTGGCATAATTTATTTCAAATCGATGTGATGATTGCCAAGCCATCCAATATAATAGGTCCGGGCGTTTCGAATGGCGTCTGTACGCAATTTGCGAAGCAACTGAGACAGCATCAAGAAACGGGGAAAACGCTATTTCGGATTGGCAATGCGGCTGTGACGCGGGACTTTATCGATGTACGGGATTTGGTGGAGGCTTATGAGACATTATTTCTTGATGGAGAATCCGGGGAAACGTATGAAATTACGTCCGGACGCTGGGTATCGTTGGGAGAGGTGCTGTCTGTTTTCCGTACAGTGAGCAAATTTGACTTTACCATTCACACGGAAACGGAAGAGGCAATGGAAATAAAGCTGCCGATGAAGGCGGAAAAAATAAGGGCTCTTCGCTGGCAGCCGAATCATTCCTTGGAATCATCTTTGGCGGATGTATGGGAATATACTGCACAGCTGTAG
- a CDS encoding NupC/NupG family nucleoside CNT transporter — protein sequence MSYIIGIIGLFVFLGLAWIASSDRKKIKIRPIIIMIVLQLVLGYILLSTEVGNILVKGISDGFNLLLKYAAEGITFVFGGLVNFEGSVFFMNVLLPIVFISALIGILQYWKILPFIIKYIGLALSKVNGLGKLESYNAVASAILGQSEVFISLKKQLALLPRHRLYTLCASAMSTVSMSIVGSYMTMLDPRYVVTALVLNLFGGFIIASIINPYDVDPKEDMIEEEKGEKQSFFEMLGEYILDGFKVAIVVAAMLIGFVALIAMINGIFSGIFGISFQDLLGYIFSPFAFLMGVPWTEAVDAGSIMATKMVSNEFVAMQTLSSGDFAFSERVIAIVSVFLVSFANFSSIGIIAGAVKGLNEKQGNVVAKFGLKLLYGATLVSFLSATIVGLLMP from the coding sequence ATGAGTTATATTATCGGCATCATTGGTTTATTCGTATTTCTGGGATTGGCTTGGATTGCCAGCTCCGATAGAAAAAAGATCAAGATTCGTCCGATCATCATCATGATCGTCTTGCAGCTCGTGCTTGGGTACATTTTATTGAGCACCGAAGTGGGTAATATTTTGGTGAAAGGAATTTCAGACGGTTTCAATCTTTTACTTAAATATGCCGCTGAGGGGATCACTTTCGTCTTTGGCGGGTTGGTGAATTTCGAAGGCTCTGTATTCTTCATGAATGTACTGCTGCCGATTGTATTCATTTCAGCTTTGATCGGTATCCTTCAATACTGGAAAATACTCCCGTTCATCATTAAATATATCGGTCTGGCACTGAGCAAGGTGAACGGTTTGGGTAAACTGGAATCCTATAATGCGGTTGCATCTGCGATTCTGGGCCAATCAGAAGTATTCATTTCCTTGAAGAAACAACTGGCATTGCTGCCGCGTCATCGTCTGTATACGCTATGCGCATCTGCAATGTCCACGGTTTCCATGTCCATTGTCGGATCGTATATGACAATGCTCGATCCGCGTTATGTAGTGACAGCACTTGTACTGAATTTGTTTGGCGGATTCATCATTGCTTCCATCATCAATCCTTACGATGTAGATCCGAAAGAAGATATGATCGAGGAAGAAAAAGGCGAGAAGCAGTCCTTCTTCGAAATGCTCGGGGAATATATCTTGGACGGTTTCAAAGTAGCCATTGTCGTTGCTGCGATGCTGATTGGTTTTGTTGCGCTGATTGCTATGATCAACGGTATCTTCTCCGGAATCTTTGGCATCAGCTTCCAAGACCTGCTTGGCTATATATTCTCTCCATTCGCATTCCTGATGGGTGTGCCTTGGACGGAAGCTGTTGATGCAGGAAGCATCATGGCTACAAAGATGGTATCCAATGAGTTCGTTGCGATGCAGACTCTATCTAGCGGAGATTTTGCTTTCAGTGAACGCGTTATTGCCATCGTATCTGTATTCCTTGTATCCTTTGCGAATTTCTCTTCCATCGGGATCATTGCCGGTGCGGTGAAAGGGTTGAACGAAAAACAAGGGAATGTTGTAGCGAAATTCGGTTTGAAGCTGCTTTATGGTGCTACGCTTGTCAGCTTCCTATCTGCAACGATTGTTGGTCTATTGATGCCATAA
- a CDS encoding Na+/H+ antiporter yields MSFFTVLFVLLLAVILSTAVSKILPLPLALIQIVLGLAASLLPLHLSLEFEPELFMICVIAPLLFSEGQKASRKELWQLRTPIILLAFGLVFLTVGIGGYLIHWLIPSMPLAVAFALAATISPTDNVAVKSITRGLKLPSNVMPILEGESLLNDAAGIVSFKVALAAALTGVFSIGGATGEFLFVSIGGLVIGAVAGYLIVTIRLQLMKYGFQDDSMLIVLQVMTPFFLYVIAEEVHVSGILAVVAASIIHGIERDRLQQTTTKLQILSNNTWTIVEYVLNGLVFVLLGFLLPEVYQGIQDTDEIAMSRLLGVILIVFLALFCIRFLWVYSLYKPFTTPPKSRMERFAIGNQVVPREEENENAGRGFYALIMATSGIHGTITLATALSIPFYLDDGSLFPMRNTVLFVATGVILLSLIFAAVALPIMIPKPVKDDDGLLPFKEAYRLILQQTINQLQAEAVRETQLSVNLVIRDLEEQLVDLEKGILQDPNKQTIESLITVGREAEQGRMEDMAAKNAISEEAYQLYQVLITQPEQYIVNTTFSRMKRAFQIARIRRKFRKQWKENWDLHAEQLLRGNPDIRNELKYMRISGAQAAIDAIREKTDSSNRHESLIVTQLYNKKIIGRYRSFEFDEAFQEQLYKFRMRAIRMERDAIHEYVQEERISMATAAKLREAVTYDEMVVLSMDSSH; encoded by the coding sequence ATGAGTTTTTTCACAGTATTGTTCGTTTTATTGTTGGCGGTCATCCTTTCGACCGCAGTAAGTAAGATATTGCCTCTGCCGCTGGCTCTGATTCAGATTGTTCTGGGTTTGGCGGCGTCTTTACTTCCGCTTCACTTGTCCCTTGAATTCGAGCCGGAGTTATTCATGATCTGTGTTATCGCGCCGCTTCTGTTCAGTGAAGGGCAAAAAGCCTCGCGGAAAGAATTGTGGCAGCTGCGGACACCGATTATATTGCTGGCATTTGGACTTGTATTCCTTACAGTCGGAATCGGTGGTTATTTGATCCATTGGCTGATTCCATCCATGCCGCTTGCAGTGGCTTTTGCTCTGGCTGCAACGATTTCACCGACCGATAATGTAGCCGTAAAATCAATAACGCGTGGGTTGAAGCTGCCATCGAATGTAATGCCGATACTGGAAGGGGAGTCACTGCTGAATGATGCAGCTGGTATCGTATCGTTCAAGGTGGCACTTGCCGCTGCGCTGACCGGTGTCTTTTCAATCGGGGGAGCGACTGGTGAATTTCTGTTCGTCTCCATAGGCGGACTGGTCATTGGGGCGGTGGCTGGATATCTGATTGTCACCATCAGGCTGCAATTGATGAAATATGGATTCCAGGACGACTCCATGCTCATTGTCCTCCAGGTGATGACACCATTCTTCCTTTATGTCATTGCAGAAGAAGTGCATGTGTCGGGCATTCTGGCAGTGGTAGCCGCCAGTATCATTCATGGCATCGAGCGTGATCGTCTGCAGCAGACGACGACCAAGCTGCAAATCCTGTCCAATAATACATGGACAATCGTTGAATATGTATTGAATGGACTCGTTTTTGTCCTGTTAGGATTCTTGCTGCCTGAAGTATATCAGGGAATTCAGGATACGGATGAAATTGCCATGAGCCGTTTGCTTGGTGTCATCCTCATCGTTTTCCTTGCTTTATTCTGCATCCGTTTCCTATGGGTGTATAGTTTGTATAAACCTTTTACGACACCTCCGAAGAGCCGGATGGAGCGCTTTGCAATCGGGAACCAAGTTGTACCAAGGGAAGAGGAAAACGAAAATGCAGGACGCGGCTTTTATGCCCTCATCATGGCTACAAGCGGGATTCATGGCACGATAACATTGGCAACGGCTTTGTCCATACCTTTTTATCTCGATGATGGGTCGCTGTTCCCGATGCGGAATACTGTCTTGTTCGTGGCAACAGGAGTTATCCTGCTCAGTTTGATATTCGCAGCTGTTGCGCTGCCGATCATGATTCCGAAACCGGTGAAGGATGATGATGGACTGCTGCCTTTTAAGGAAGCATACCGTCTGATCCTGCAGCAGACGATCAACCAGCTGCAGGCGGAGGCAGTCAGGGAGACACAGCTATCTGTCAACTTGGTCATCCGGGACTTGGAAGAACAGCTTGTGGATTTGGAAAAAGGGATATTGCAGGATCCGAATAAGCAGACGATCGAATCCTTGATCACAGTCGGAAGGGAAGCAGAGCAGGGACGCATGGAGGACATGGCAGCGAAAAATGCCATTTCTGAAGAAGCTTATCAATTGTATCAGGTACTGATCACCCAGCCGGAGCAATACATTGTCAATACTACCTTCAGCAGGATGAAACGAGCATTTCAAATAGCCCGGATCCGCCGTAAGTTCCGTAAGCAATGGAAAGAGAACTGGGATCTGCATGCTGAGCAGCTTCTCAGGGGAAATCCGGATATCAGGAATGAATTGAAATATATGCGGATTTCCGGTGCCCAGGCAGCGATTGATGCTATCCGGGAGAAGACCGATTCCTCAAATCGGCATGAATCCTTGATTGTGACGCAGTTATACAATAAAAAGATCATTGGGCGATATCGTTCTTTCGAATTCGATGAAGCATTCCAGGAGCAGCTATATAAGTTCCGGATGCGTGCAATCCGGATGGAGCGGGATGCCATTCATGAATATGTGCAAGAAGAACGTATATCCATGGCGACAGCTGCTAAACTAAGAGAAGCTGTCACCTATGATGAAATGGTCGTTTTAAGCATGGATTCCTCGCACTGA
- a CDS encoding DUF1796 family putative cysteine peptidase codes for MGNELIKGGYDAVFSLGDLCLGAIQMKKNNLRPFSGPLDWMGTPLLTSVIQLFEKRFSDFMLLENLRIVGYATDKMLLVSDDRNLVMSNHDFDTANNSLNQLTAYPSVKEKLDRRVNRLLDRLMTAQRILFVRTNATLEDTAELQRVLRSIIANDFRILVVNHGPVSGIVEKHWPIDDVYSVELPDGEIWEGNNALWAQLFQDVHLI; via the coding sequence GTGGGAAACGAATTAATAAAGGGCGGCTATGATGCAGTATTCAGTCTGGGAGATTTATGCCTTGGGGCGATCCAAATGAAAAAGAATAATCTCCGGCCATTTTCCGGTCCGCTTGATTGGATGGGCACGCCCCTGCTTACAAGCGTAATACAACTGTTTGAAAAGCGATTCAGCGATTTCATGCTGCTGGAGAATCTGCGCATTGTTGGATATGCGACGGATAAAATGCTTCTGGTATCGGATGACAGGAACCTCGTCATGTCAAATCACGACTTCGATACGGCTAATAATAGCTTGAACCAGCTTACGGCATATCCCAGCGTAAAAGAAAAGCTGGATCGCAGGGTGAATCGGCTGTTGGATAGACTGATGACAGCCCAGCGAATATTGTTCGTCAGGACGAATGCAACCCTTGAAGATACAGCGGAGCTTCAGCGGGTCCTGCGTTCCATCATTGCAAATGATTTTCGGATTCTGGTCGTAAATCATGGTCCTGTTTCCGGGATTGTGGAAAAACACTGGCCTATCGATGATGTGTATAGTGTGGAGCTTCCGGACGGGGAGATATGGGAAGGGAATAATGCTTTGTGGGCACAGTTATTTCAGGATGTCCACCTTATCTGA
- a CDS encoding NAD-dependent epimerase/dehydratase family protein → MKVMVTGGAGFIGSHLVKKLLHERHEILVLDDLSAGDESNLPQEVKLFQFDVKSADAYRVVLEEQPDIMFHLAAQADVTKSILAPVQDADVNIGGTINMLEASRTSGVKKFIFASTSAVYGNIQKHIVKEEDVPEPISYYGLSKLSAEKYIQLFHRFYQLPYTILRYGNVYGPGQKPKGEGGVVAVFLEKLMRKEPIMIHGDGTQSRDFIFVEDIVSANIAAMQQKESGMYHASTGMSHSILDLVECFRRIDPSLVHEFTRSRNGDITHSCLCNDKAISHLKWKPIIDLASGIHETWYRS, encoded by the coding sequence ATGAAGGTGATGGTGACAGGAGGAGCAGGATTCATTGGCTCTCACCTTGTAAAAAAATTACTGCATGAACGGCATGAAATACTTGTTTTGGATGATCTTTCTGCAGGCGATGAATCGAATTTGCCGCAGGAAGTGAAGCTTTTTCAATTTGATGTGAAAAGCGCAGATGCATATCGCGTAGTCTTGGAAGAGCAGCCTGATATCATGTTTCATCTTGCTGCTCAGGCAGATGTGACAAAAAGCATCCTTGCACCAGTACAGGATGCAGATGTAAATATCGGCGGTACCATTAATATGCTGGAAGCAAGCCGGACATCCGGCGTTAAGAAATTCATCTTTGCCTCTACTTCCGCCGTCTACGGCAATATCCAAAAGCACATCGTCAAAGAAGAGGATGTTCCTGAACCCATCTCCTATTATGGATTGTCCAAACTTTCAGCTGAGAAATACATTCAGCTATTCCATCGATTCTATCAGCTCCCCTATACCATCCTGCGTTATGGAAATGTTTACGGCCCTGGTCAGAAGCCGAAGGGCGAGGGTGGTGTTGTGGCAGTTTTCCTGGAAAAATTGATGCGCAAAGAACCTATCATGATCCACGGGGATGGCACTCAATCCAGAGATTTCATTTTTGTGGAAGATATCGTGTCTGCCAATATAGCCGCCATGCAGCAAAAGGAGAGCGGCATGTATCATGCAAGTACAGGAATGAGCCATTCCATCTTGGATCTAGTGGAATGCTTCAGACGGATAGATCCCTCCTTGGTTCATGAATTCACACGGAGCCGGAATGGGGATATCACGCATAGCTGTCTTTGCAATGATAAAGCAATCAGTCATTTAAAATGGAAGCCGATCATCGATCTTGCAAGCGGTATCCATGAAACATGGTATCGATCGTAA
- a CDS encoding glycosyltransferase family 4 protein, producing MKILLATYWSIPHLGGVWNYVSQLKRRLEELGHSVDIMGYGGENTYVQLSGNDQVIPKDRWSSYIYSILKKDSFPKVYQNHLVEYTEIQRYTYELAAAEFGLDKYDIIHTHDVISTVALDRARPKDIPLIATLHGLVSHEIRHQLETIHKSPTSELARAYFDQIESLGASSADVTIVANDWLQQILSEEFGVPEDQFEKQHYGFSIESFLEKQAKPTTIQTPPDKKIIVYAGRLIELKGVDYLIESLASMKDRDDWVCWILGEGNRKQHLQALVTSAGLHDKVLFLGKREDVPVLLKLADICVLPSLMDNQPLSVIEAQISGKAVIVSDAGGLPEMVDHGVTGLIVPKADSAALQSAMETLLDDEAYRKVLGEQASEWGKQHWSMEAGVDRLLEIYKRFAPDS from the coding sequence ATGAAAATTTTATTGGCGACCTATTGGTCTATTCCGCATCTTGGCGGCGTTTGGAATTATGTTTCCCAGCTGAAGCGCAGATTGGAGGAGTTGGGCCATAGTGTCGATATCATGGGGTATGGCGGAGAGAATACCTATGTCCAGCTCTCCGGAAACGATCAGGTCATCCCGAAGGATCGCTGGTCTTCTTATATATACAGCATCTTGAAGAAAGACAGCTTTCCGAAGGTGTATCAGAATCACCTGGTAGAGTACACAGAAATACAGCGTTACACGTATGAGCTGGCTGCAGCGGAATTCGGACTTGATAAATATGACATCATCCATACACATGATGTCATTTCCACGGTGGCATTGGATAGGGCGCGGCCTAAAGATATCCCGCTTATTGCCACGCTGCATGGATTGGTTTCCCATGAGATACGTCATCAGCTTGAGACGATCCATAAGTCCCCGACATCTGAACTTGCACGGGCATATTTCGATCAGATCGAAAGCTTGGGTGCATCCAGTGCGGATGTGACGATCGTTGCGAATGATTGGCTCCAGCAGATTTTATCCGAAGAATTCGGAGTACCTGAAGACCAATTTGAAAAGCAGCATTATGGATTCTCCATAGAATCTTTCCTGGAAAAGCAAGCCAAACCAACTACGATACAGACACCTCCGGATAAGAAGATAATAGTTTATGCTGGCAGGCTCATTGAATTAAAGGGTGTGGATTACCTTATTGAGTCACTGGCTTCCATGAAAGATCGTGATGACTGGGTATGCTGGATTTTAGGGGAAGGTAATCGGAAGCAGCATCTTCAAGCCCTTGTGACTTCTGCAGGCTTGCATGATAAGGTGCTTTTTCTAGGTAAACGGGAAGATGTCCCTGTCCTTTTGAAACTGGCGGATATTTGTGTACTCCCAAGCCTCATGGATAATCAGCCGCTCAGTGTGATTGAAGCACAGATTAGCGGAAAAGCTGTCATCGTATCCGATGCAGGCGGGTTGCCGGAGATGGTTGATCATGGCGTTACTGGTTTGATTGTGCCGAAGGCTGATTCTGCAGCTTTACAGAGTGCAATGGAAACCTTGCTGGATGATGAGGCATATCGAAAGGTCCTGGGCGAGCAGGCGAGCGAATGGGGGAAGCAGCACTGGTCGATGGAAGCTGGCGTGGACCGGCTTTTGGAAATCTATAAAAGATTTGCGCCGGACAGCTGA
- a CDS encoding GNAT family N-acetyltransferase — translation MGETNEERFLKIWKSCMAQSANRSSARSIEEQLHDVRTLLGESWRLNCRIVYQGEMPVAMTIPHLEPGRDKEGRIYYIGILPSAQGKGLGQIVHATSLRMLKDMGAAVYEGSTHDDNVPMQRVFTKNGCTFLGKIAAYYKGL, via the coding sequence ATGGGGGAAACAAATGAAGAAAGATTCCTAAAGATCTGGAAATCCTGTATGGCACAGTCGGCAAATCGATCCTCTGCTCGTTCGATAGAGGAACAGCTGCATGATGTGAGAACACTTCTGGGCGAAAGCTGGCGTTTGAACTGCCGAATCGTCTATCAGGGAGAGATGCCGGTTGCCATGACGATCCCTCATCTGGAGCCGGGAAGAGACAAGGAAGGCCGCATCTATTATATCGGCATCCTCCCTTCAGCACAGGGGAAGGGACTGGGGCAAATCGTGCATGCTACCAGTCTTAGGATGCTCAAGGATATGGGCGCAGCTGTATATGAAGGCAGTACCCACGACGATAATGTACCGATGCAGCGCGTATTTACGAAGAATGGCTGTACTTTCCTCGGCAAAATCGCAGCTTATTATAAAGGTTTATAG
- the yidA gene encoding sugar-phosphatase, producing the protein MYKLVAIDMDGTLLNDQHEVTREVHEALQEAKKLGVKIVLCTGRPIHGVYRYLEELILNEDGDFVIAFNGALVQDAHTNEVVSQLSLSYDDFIDLHQLSLKLGTPMHYFDSENLYTSNRDISNYTILESFMTKMPLHYRAVDEIPRDVLVPKVMFIDEPERLSETIANVPDDWKARYTMVQSAPYFYEILHPEASKGRAVKQLAEQLGIKREEVMAIGDNGNDLSMIQYAGCGVAMENAIPAVKEAADFITTSNNAHGVAEAIRKKILKAGQA; encoded by the coding sequence ATGTATAAGCTTGTAGCAATAGATATGGATGGAACATTATTGAATGATCAGCATGAAGTGACGAGGGAGGTGCATGAGGCGCTCCAGGAAGCTAAAAAGCTGGGTGTGAAAATCGTTTTATGTACCGGGAGGCCGATTCATGGCGTATACCGCTATTTAGAAGAATTGATTCTGAATGAAGATGGGGATTTTGTCATTGCCTTCAATGGTGCGCTTGTCCAGGATGCCCATACAAATGAGGTCGTCTCCCAGCTGTCCTTATCTTACGATGATTTCATCGATTTACATCAGCTCAGTCTGAAGCTCGGTACGCCGATGCATTATTTCGACTCTGAAAACCTGTACACTTCGAACCGTGATATCAGCAACTATACAATACTGGAATCATTCATGACGAAGATGCCGCTCCACTACCGGGCTGTCGATGAGATTCCCCGGGATGTACTCGTACCGAAAGTGATGTTCATCGACGAGCCGGAGCGCTTAAGCGAGACGATAGCCAATGTACCGGATGACTGGAAAGCACGTTATACGATGGTCCAAAGCGCGCCGTATTTCTATGAAATTCTACATCCTGAGGCCAGTAAAGGGCGTGCAGTGAAGCAGCTTGCCGAACAGCTCGGGATCAAGCGGGAAGAGGTAATGGCAATCGGGGATAATGGTAACGATTTGTCCATGATTCAATATGCCGGCTGCGGTGTGGCCATGGAAAATGCCATTCCTGCTGTGAAGGAAGCCGCCGATTTCATTACGACATCCAATAATGCACATGGCGTTGCAGAAGCGATTCGGAAGAAGATCCTGAAGGCGGGACAAGCATGA
- a CDS encoding peptide-methionine (S)-S-oxide reductase, with product MDVKIQEIEQRMLENKQTDTLVFGMGCFWSPEANFGQLPGVIRTRVGFAGGTKTNPTYRQMGDHTETVEVTFDPEAISLEQLLRKFWSDHNPNRPVYKERQYISLLLYRNAEQKIMMETVKRQLEGEQGEVIHTEISPLHDFTEAEPHHQKYYLKRFKRTTEQLMHHFSDETAFHSSILTARLNGFVREYGTLASIKQEIAQWNISAEEITRLQQLLDGLKW from the coding sequence ATGGATGTAAAAATACAAGAAATCGAACAGCGTATGTTAGAAAATAAGCAGACGGATACACTTGTTTTCGGAATGGGATGTTTCTGGAGCCCGGAGGCAAATTTTGGTCAGCTGCCAGGTGTCATACGGACCAGGGTAGGCTTTGCGGGCGGGACAAAGACCAATCCGACATATCGGCAGATGGGAGATCATACAGAAACGGTTGAAGTCACCTTTGATCCGGAAGCAATCTCCCTCGAGCAGCTGCTACGCAAATTCTGGAGTGATCATAATCCGAACCGTCCCGTCTACAAGGAAAGGCAGTATATCAGTCTCCTGCTATATCGGAATGCTGAACAGAAAATAATGATGGAAACCGTGAAACGCCAGCTCGAAGGTGAACAAGGTGAGGTGATTCATACCGAAATCTCTCCCTTGCATGATTTCACCGAGGCCGAGCCGCATCATCAGAAGTATTACTTAAAACGTTTCAAAAGGACGACAGAGCAGCTGATGCATCATTTTTCGGATGAAACAGCATTTCACTCCTCCATACTCACAGCACGGCTGAATGGATTCGTCAGGGAATATGGCACATTGGCTTCCATCAAGCAGGAAATAGCTCAATGGAATATTTCTGCAGAAGAGATAACCCGACTGCAGCAGCTGTTGGATGGATTGAAATGGTAG